In the Sorghum bicolor cultivar BTx623 chromosome 4, Sorghum_bicolor_NCBIv3, whole genome shotgun sequence genome, GTTTACAAAGTACAAAGAAATGCAAGCATGACATGATTATTAGGTTCTATGCAGTGATGCAAGGTTATGACTCCCTTTGCAACTGTCCAGTGTTTCAGGTAGTTGGACTTGTCCTTTTAGTTTCTGAAAGCACACTACAGCATAATGTCCGTAAAATACGGAGGAACGGAGAAGGCATGACTTGCATTTCCCAACTTCCTATGGCATGAATAACAGCAAAGATGCCAAGTTCAAAGAGTGTGAGTTTTCCATCTTTCTCATGGCCATtcttaatgatgatgatgatctgaAATCTGATAGCCCTTCACTTTGACCTCTTCTAAGAATGTTCAAGAGAAACTTTTAGGAAATGATTGGTGTTGATATAAACATATTCTGTTATCTGTTCATCAATTTTACGTGGCAACCAAATTTCCGTACTACTGCGGTACTGGCCACATGCCAATTACATTTTGCCTTTTACCATGACGTTGTATATATATTACTAGCAGCACACTCAAACTACTTCACAAGGATGGTTTTCAGCAACTAGTTTCTGAACAGCGTGTTTGCTATCTGGTCTGTCAAAATAATCTTGGTACTGTTCTCTTCTCTTTACTTTCAGTTTTTCGTACTATTGGCAGGATGCAAATGCTAGATTGAATCTGCCGACTTTGTTTATACCAACCTGAAGAAACAATATGTATCTAAAGAATGAAGTTTTGCTTATGTCTTTGAGATTTAAACATACCCTTTTCAACTATTGGACTTGTAGTGCATTGTTTAGAAGATTTCAAGAAGGTAAAGGGCACTTTGGTCATTGTCAATACTTATACTAGTCTGTGTTCTGCTGATTAATTGTTGAGCTTGGTAGTTGAAGCACAAACTAGCAAgattaatatttttaggtgtAGGGCGCAAATAAAGACGCAAGGCAGTTTGTTGGGTCCTAAGGAAGCAAAAAGGCTTCCTGTCTCATCCATGTGCTAATAAAACTCCACACGGAAAAGATAGAGAGAAACAGATTGCCTAGCTTAAACCTTGAGTATTCTCTTCCTCCTCTCAAACAATCAAACCAACTAAGCCAGCTGCAATCTTCTCTGCTTAATCAACTCCATCGTTGTTTCATACAGGTCGAGACATCTTTTCCCTCAATTCATGGGCACCAGCTAATATTTTTTGTCTATTTCAGATCCTCTAGCATGCTACTTCTATGTTTCTTAATCAGTTTTGTCTCCTGCCTTTGCTTCTTCCTAAGTGTTTTGCTAAATAGATACTTATATGGTGCATATAGTTCCTAAATGCTGTATTTTTTTATCTTGAGTGAAGGTAACCAGGGCCAAAATGATTGCTGGGGGAGGCTATTTtgatggttctcatgatcatatTCTCATGGAAGGATCGATGATCCATGATTCTTCCCAATCTTCCATCTATGACAATACAGATGTTGAACAGCAGAACTTCAGACTTGCGCCCTTTATCATAGAAGATCACTCCAATCCAGCCAACCTTACCTCTGAGCCTGCAAGGGTGATCGACCAAATTCATCACCAGCTTGGGATTGACATGGAGCAGGACCATAGTGATCACATGATCCAAGGAGTTCCTCCAGCAGAAACTGCAAATTTAGTTCCTGTTGTCTATGGTGTCCAAGATCGTATCCTCAGCCACCAGATAGAAGGTCCACATAACATAACTGTGGAACAACAGGTCCTGGACTACGACCCTGCATCATATGGAAATGGCACTTATGCAGCTGCACATGATCTTCTAAATTCTCTACAGATCCAAAGGTGCAGTTTGATTCCTGAATTTCCTTCGACAGAACATATCTTTGGTGATCCAGCACAGAACATGGTCAATCCTTTGGACATTACCAATGACCTTCAAGGAGTAGCAACTCATGAAAGTGGAATGATGTTCAGCGATTCAACTCTACCATTAGGTTATCATgctactcaatctcatatgttGAAGGATCTCTATCATTCACTACCACAAAACTATGGGATATTtaccagtgatgatgagagagATGGGATGGTCGGGGTAGCAGGGGTCTCAGGAAATATTTTCCAGGAGATAGATGGGAGACAGTTCGACAGCCCAGTACTGGGGACTAGAAGACAGAAAGGTGGATTTGGCAAGGGCAAGGGAAAAGCTAACTTTGCAACTGAAAGAGAGAGGAGGGAGCAGCTAAATGTGAAGTATGGGGCTTTAAGATCACTGTTCCCAAACCCTACTAAGGTTTGTATAACTTATCTCTCCAAGCACAAATTCCTTAATTGCTTCTCTCATTACAGAACTCATTTTCCACAGTTGCATGGATTTGTAGAACATTTAGTAAGTTCTATTCGTACAGGATGTATTGGAACATGTATTCAGATTGTTTTCCCTaggaaaaataaaatttaaaacaAATGTGTGTATGATAAAAAAAACTTTATTAAAGATGGATTTGTCATTAGCAAACTCTTATAAAGTGCTATCAGTTCAAGTATGTGGAGGAATGCGATCATGGAATTTTTGCATGTATCAGTGGACAGATGCACGTAAATTGATCTTTAGTATCAGCATCCAACAAAATAGAATGAAATTATAAAATATGCGGGATAAGAGAATTTCCATTCCAGAAACTCTAGTTATGCCCAGCACAATGCAATATTGTTTTTCTTTCCTAAATCTACATTTATTGTACTCTTAGTGAATAAGAGGCTATGAATTCTGAATTGCTGTAAAACTATTCTCCAGAATGACAGGGCCTCTATAGTTGGAGATGCCATTGACTACATCAATGAGCTTAATAGAACAGTGAAAGAACTGAAGATCTTACTGGAAAAGAAGAGGAACAGCACTGACAGGAGGAAGATACTGAAGTTGGATGATGAAGCAGCTGATGATGGGGAAAGCTCTTCAATGCAGCCAGTAAGTGATGACCAAAACAATCAGATGAATGGGGCTATAAGGAGCTCCTGGGTTCAAAGAAGGTCCAAGGAGTGCGATGTTGATGTCCGCATAGTTGATGATGAAATAAATATCAAGTTCACAGAGAAGAAGAGAGCCAACTCTTTGCTTTGTGCTGCAAAGGTTCTAGAGGAGTTTCGTCTTGAGCTCATCCATGTTGTTGGGGGAATCATAGGAGATCACCATATATTCATGTTCAATACAAAGGTAACAAACAAATTTTCTTAAACGAAAGTAGGTTCTTGATCCTTTTCCCTGTGTCTGTAGCACAGACATTAGTTATAATACTTCATATCTTGATACTGCAGATACCTAAGGGCTCTTCGGTGTACGCGTGCGCGGTGGCTAAGAAGCTCCTTGAAGCTGTGGAGATAAAGAAGCAGGCTCTTAATATCTTCAACTAGCCATACCCATCATAATGTTTATTCAGACAACTTAGCATGCTGGTCTGCTCTTTAGCATCTAATAAGGTGCTTACTTATCAGCGAATGACCACATTGACAAAACTTCTTTGATGACTGCTGCAAACTTTCTTGATAGCTTGTTCATGctgaacttcttgtcttcttttcTGTACACTTTAACAGTCATGTTGGAATATGTGGTGCTTCTGATTTCCCGGCATTGTCACTCAATACTTTATTATGTTTAATTCCTTTTCTGAACTTATATGGCAGATCGACTCCACTACCCAACTTACATATCTCAGGCTCAGGTCTAGTGAATGTGTTTGTGTTCGGAGGAAATGCTACATCACGAttccataaaaataaaaagctaGTATATATCTAACAATATGATCCATGTTAAATTTGTCTTGGAGTTATGACACATAATTGTGGTAGAAATTGTTACTGCGTGATGGCTGGGATGAGATCCTTACCGCTATGCACAGGACAGTCGGGGTGGGTTTCTCCTACAGTCACAGAGTCCATCACGCTACGATGTCTGGAGATCTAAACTAAGTACCTGAACTCCTGGGGGGATCAATCAATAGTAAGCAAAACTACAAAAGGATACAAGGATTGGAATCAATTTGGCCAGCCGCACCCGTAGTCAAGATCTCCGTGTTTGCCGAGGCTGACGAACTGGAGCAGGTCTACCGCAGGTGCAGTAGCTGATCCGAACATAAATAATCATTCCACTCCGCTCTTGTACCTGATCTCGCAGATCTCCAGTGCAGTGTGCAGCTGCAGTTTGCTGCCCTAGTCATCTGGCATGCTGCATGGTCTTTAATGTGGCGGAGTTGCTGAATCCTCACACATAAGGCCAACGTTTAAACTACCCACATTAGTCACATACTTAGCGCCCCTTTGGAACGCAGGATTTTCGTATAGGTATGTAGAAATTTTACAGGATTCAATTCAATTTTATAGGAAAAACACAGGTCTTTAGGAAATTTTCCTACGTTCCCAAGGGACCTTATAGATAATAAAATTAAAGCATAAAATGCATAATTCAGATGATATTTGGTATTCATGTTAAATTGTACAACAAACTTGATGAAAACATAAAAATGATTAGAAAATTACCTAACTGATGGTGATTTGGTTCGTCCTTGCCTCCTGTATCTTCATCAGAATAGTCACTGAACTTGAATTAACACACAAAAGTTGGACACTTACAAGAAATCAGAGATGTATTTTTCACAAAAGACAACTAAAGTAGTATTTAGGAATGATTAAATGATGATCCCATTTAACCAATTCAGTTTGTGCAAGTCTATAAAAATTCGGTACAAATATATAATCGTCGATTTCAATTTATGCAATTGAAATAGAGATGAAGAAGTATGATATTCCATGGACTCATGGGGATTTGCCACTTGCCAGATTGGGAGATTGAGACTTCAGAAGGCATCAACAAAAAAGTAAATCGATACAAGCAGCTGCCGTGCGCCAATCGCAGACCCTGATGTGCTTTCGAGTTTCCGTGAGACGGCCAGCCGCCTAGCCCATATGAGATTAGTAGCACTCACCAGTCACCACTCACCAGCAGCACGCAAAGCCGCCAATGCCGGTCGGCGGCTGTCCGGCTGCACGAGCACGGCGCGCGCCACGTGCTGCCATGCGCGCAGGAGCGGCTGTACGCCTGCAGCATCACCCGATTTGTTTGCACCACTGGTTGCCCCTCGATTTAGCCGAGCTAGCGCTAGGATTCCATGGTGTGGAtgcggagggaggaggaagcagcCGAGGGAAGAGGGATACGCAGGCCGCGAGAGAGGGGAAAATTGGTCCGTAACCGTTTCCGACAAGGAGAAAAATGCATAATTTCGCAAATTTAGGATTTCAAATATTGATTTTATAAAAATAGCCCTCTAAACATTGATCCTTTGATTTCCATgatatttgatatattttttctctttcttaatCTAAACACATTTATTTGCCTTCTAAACAGATCCTTTTTGCCCTTCTGCTAGGATCAGACTCCAAAATATGCAATTTTCTCCTCTGCCAGCGGATGAGAGCGGGAGGGCTGAAGTGTAAGAGTCACGGCCATCCAAACTTTAGTTCGGAGGAGCAAACTTTGCTCAATAGTCAATCCCACTCCGAGCGGCGGCATTCAATTGATTGCCTGCAGTCTCCTAAGTTTGCCATGTTGCTGTTCGGCCCATGGACGGGTCTCCCCTAGCTCCTCCTCTTCATCAATAATGAGTGCAGCCTCTCGTTCAAATCCTACTGTCATGTCCACGAcgtctaaaaaataaaataaaaattctagATCTAAACCTACCTCAGTCGCAAAACCCATCTCAAACTCTTGGGCCAGATTCAACTAGCCTACGGTGGAAGGATTTCAGTGGGAATTCTATTATTCACTGGCTCTCTTCAAAAATATGCTATGGTTGGTATGAAAACAAGGCAAAACATTCCAGAGGCCTCAGGGTGTCTCCAGCGGTTCTCAAATAGCTCGTCTTAGAAAAAAATCTATGAATTATTAAAGAGAGAGATCAAATAACTAGTGACTCCCAAATAGCTAGTCTGAAATAATCTCCCAGAAACTCCTCTATCATAGCTCACATAATTCTCCACTATAATATTCATTTTGTATTATTTCTATGTCTCATCTAGCTAGTTATTTGCAAATTACCATTGCGGATGTCCTTAAGGATGATTTTTGTGGGCGTGGCCCACATATTATTGCTTCATGTTGTGGTCTGGTCTGGTCTAGCCGTCACAGTTTGAATCCTCCCTTAATAATATCTTTGTTctactctctctctttctccgcCTTTGTCATTAATTACTACAAAGGGTGACACTGCTTGAGATAGATGCTTTGAATATTAGGGTAGACATTACACTTTTTCTCTCATTGACATAAACTAGCTGTTGCTTGCTTCtcaaactcggtttgatccctCTTCAAGCTTCTTCACATGCCCATGAGCGATTATCTTGTTAAAGTTGATTTTGGCACTTGTATAGCTCGTCAACTTGATTCATACGCTtaggttcactagctcatgaacaagacaacagtgtttttctctcataataaatcagccaacagtaattTCAGCCTTGACTTTTCAGACTAGCGAACAGACCAACCACTAGACACATACAATACAAACATAGAAGCAATCGTGGTAGAATATGATCTCAAATACATTTGATTTTTCAATGTATACTCTTAGGTTAGCAAGTCATGCTTATATCTAATAATCACATCCTACGacagcgctattctacaccctaggtgtagaatattattctacaccgtaagtcaaaactgagcagaaaaaatactgagtagTACTGAACAATGTTCAGTATCATCCAGTCGTACACTcaggaccacgaaatactgaacaatactaaattttgttcagtataacacttttgtgtagaatagtattctacacctagagtgtagaatagcacttatatatactagtggcggagccaggatttgaAACTTGGATATTCCTACTTCCATAAAGTCGAATTCGTAGGCTTAAAATATAGCCAACTGCACTACACGTCAGCAACTTTAAACCAAAATTTGCTTTCCACGTCAGCAACTTTAAACCAAAATTTGCTTTCCAGAATATAGATTTCTAATTGAAATGCCAGTTTTTTACATCTTTTGAGCTCAAATATGCGAAAATACTATATATTATagcattatatatttatatatataagtatatatacatatttacATAAAAGTGCACCAAAATAGTTGGGTATTCCCAGAAATACAGGAAAATACCCCTAAATCCGCCCATGATATATacatgtattttctataaatataGACAAAGTTGAGAAAGTTTGACATACAAGCATCCCATACCATTATCTATTGTGGGACGGAAGTAATATGTTAGAGAAGGTATAAGAATGTTCAATTTATTTTTCAATTTGCAAAACGAGGCTTCATGCAAAGGCTTGTCCAATCCTATTCCTACCACATCTGGTAATGTCTGACGTACACTTGTATCCCAATTGGTCCGCTTGTACGGGTCCAGCTGGAAAACGGGGGTAAAAAAACTGCCGTGACGCCTCCCCTCACGTCGTCACCCCACGTGGGCTGTCTGTCCGTCGGGCTGGCGCCGGTCGATACGGGCGAGTACGCCCGCCCGCTCCGGCTCGGTCTACACGTTTCCCTCCGGCCTCTGGGGTCGGGCCAGCCCGCCCGTCGGTTACCTTTCCTTTTCCCTCCGGCGGTCCGCCCCCCGGCACCGGCAGGCGGCAGCCCTCTCTTTGTCTCTCACGCGGACCGGACCACCGGAAACCAGGAACCAAACTGcccagaaagaaaagaaaacctttttatttcacatttttttcctcccaacaaaaaCAGAGGGAAATAATATTCCAGGGCCGCCCACGCCGGAACCGACCACTTCACCGGCAGCGAGCCGGAGACTCCGTGGAGCCCCTATCCCCGCGCCGGCGTGggcggagggaggaggaggagcagcagcagaagcAGCAGCAGAAGGATAAAGGGGGCTCTGGGAGCCTCTGAGAAGAAGCTTCTAGAAGCTGCCTGAGGCGAGGGCGAGCGCGCCGCGGGCAGAGTGATCTCGGTGGAATAAGTCGCGCGGGGCCGGCGCCGTGAGGGACGCGCCTCTGGATGCCGGCACCCTCCGGGATTTGAATGGTGTCCAGATCTCGAGGGGGAGGGGAGCTTCTCGAAGCGGGGTGAGGCGCGCGGGCCGGCCGGCGGTTAGGGTTTGGTGTGAGGCGGGATGGTGGGGAGCTCGGTGGAGGGAGGAGCGGACGGAGATGGAGGCTGCTGCGGCGTCGGGGACACCTCTCCCGGGACCATCGTGTGGGTGCGGCGGAGGAACGGGTCCTGGTGGCCCGGCAGGATCCTGGGCCCCGAGGAGCTCCCACCGTCGCAGATCATGTCGCCGAGGTCCGGCACGCCGGTCAAGCTCCTCGGCCGGGAAGACGCAAGCGTGTAAGGTCCCACTCCCTTATTTTGTTTTAGTTTTTCTACCCCTGAGCCCTGTGCTGTTGTACATTTTAGATTGCTTGTTATTGTTATTTCTGATCCATGTGGGATACTTGGCTCTTTCTTTCATGGAAGCTACGATGCCTGAGAGAATGGGGGCTCAACAAGTACTATCTTCTTTGCTTGTAGTCAAGCTCATTGCTAGTTTCTTTCTTAGACCTTGCAAATAATGTTGTTCATAGGATATGTAGCACGGTCACTGGGAACATGGAACGATACCACATTCCTAGTCCCTGGAATGTTGCTCCTGTTCTGGGAACGCTGGAACAATATTGTCCCTGCCTTGTCCAAACTTTTCTCCACGTACCTTACAACGTTGCTTAATAACATTCCTCGACTCCACTTACCTGGGAACTTGGTGGCTGTGATATGTAGTGGGTCTATTTCCTTACTAACTTTGAAAGCATTAAttgtctttttttctttcttggaAAACTTTCCCAGGCAGTTTCATGATCGTGGCTCATGGTATCTTTGGTTCGATGTTAGTGTAAACAATTTGATGTATGGAAGTTTTAGAAGTGGGAAAATAGCAGATTCAGGATATGTAGTGGAAACATAGGATATGTTCTAGAATTATGGTGGCTTTGTGCCCTTGCTTTCTCAAGAACCTGAAATTCCTGAGCATATGTATTCTAGTGTTGCTAACATCTCGATTACAGTATGTCATGCGGATTTTATGTCGCACAAAGAATTGTTTCCTTTTGGTATCCAGACAGATTGTAGATAAGATTACAGTTTTTATACTTGCTCTATTGTGCCCCTATTGTGCCATAATATTCTAAGCTACTATATTTGTTTGTAGATATGATGTAGAATAATACTTCTTCATGTAGTTAACAGATTTTGTTTGTGAGATAGGACAGATAGCTTTTGATATTCTAAGCTACTTCTTCATGTAgtccctctgttccaaattgtAGGTCGTTTTAGACTTTTAGTATCCTCCAAAATGAAACTTCTAtagctttgaccaaatttatatgaaaatatattaacatctatatcaaatatataCACTATCGAAGCATAATTCATGGTGGATTTGAGGAACCTAGTTTGATGTTGTAGATGTTAGTGCATTTgtttataaagttggtcaaaggtAATAAGTTTGATTTAAGACAACTAAAATGACTTATTTTGAATGGATGGAGCACTTCACTAGGAGAATTAAAATCTTAGAATTATTGTTGTGAGGTGATTAGGTCTTAGCGATTCAAGAAGTCTCCATGTCCTTGATTGTACCTATTATTCCCTTTTTCTTAGTTTATTATGATCACATTATTACATCTGATGCTCTATTGTCAAAACTTCCTCTGTTGTGAATCTGtgttttcaaatttttttcagctAATTTTAAGCATATCTAttaagacttcttccaatgatTTTGCTAGTCAATATCCTGGAATAGTAGCTGGGTATATACTGTATTTCCATATCCAATTTTATTTATTctgaactactactacaacaaaACATTAGCCCCAAGCAAGTTGGGTTAGACTAGGTATGAAAACCAAGAAGTTCAGATTAATGAAAAAAAGGTTAATAATAGGAACAATAATATTCATTTCTTGGTGATGATTCTGGCATGTAGAATGGTAATTTTCACACACTCCTATCCAAACACCAAAGATGATTCTTTGGGAGGGTCACAAAGTTTCTGGGTCAATGGGGTTTGAGAAATGTGATTGAGGAACACGCTATGCTATTTGAAAAAGGTTTTGACAAGGCTGGGACAAGAGTGCTCCCATGTTTGGGAATGATGGCATTCCTGGCACAAGGAACGAGGCATGGCTCCACATGCCTGTGACTAGGCTTTGGATGCTTTCCATTCCTTCAATTCCATTTCTAACTATCTGGATTAATGGTATTTTCTGAATTTTGAAGTTCTCCCACATATTCTGTTTGTATTCACTTTTCCTTTTGTTTCCTAGGGATTGGTACAACCTTGAGAAATCAAAACGTGTTAAAGCATTCAGGTGTGGAGAGTTTGATGCCTGTATTGAGAAGGCAGAGGCCACTCAAGGGACTGTTGTGAAGAAAAGAGAGAAATATGCACGGAGAGAAGATGCTATTCTTCATGCACTTGAATTGGAGAGGAAACAGCTTGCATCAAAGTATCAAACTCAAGGTTTCAGACCTGGACCTCCTGGTAATATTTCTGGTAAGTTTAGGTGACAGTGAAGAGTTTTGTTAGTTGTTTAGGTTGTTTCTTGTATGTTACCCATGAGCTTCAAGCATTCTGCATCTAAAACTGAGCTGTCTTCATGAAATGCAGCTTGCACAAAACATCGCAAAGACCTTGGAAGTACTCGCTACAAGAGTAAAAAGAGCAAGAAGCGCAAAGATGCATCTGTTCCTCCTGATGTAAAGAAAGAAGTGGGACAATGTTTTCTACATGCTGGTTCAAAGAGAAACTTTTCAGAATCTCTTACTGAAGGAAATGTTGTCAGTAATCACATGGGTGATTTCTCCCATTCGAGACATTCTCATGGAGGTGCCACTTTAGAGAACAAGGAGAGGAGTACAATTGTGAAGAAAAATAGATCGGACGGAAGTGATTTTGAAGATTCTCTTGTTTCAAAATCAGACAGACGAAGACCACTTTCTCAAGTATTGCAGAGCAGTGAAAACTTGCCTCCTCACTTAAAGCAAAATGATGATTTTGGGGCTTTGTTAATTGGGGAGAATAATAATCCTTCACTTGCTACCTCCCggtccagaagaagtaaatataCATACATGGCTAGTGATTCTGGTGAAACTCAGAGTCATAGTGATTTACCTTCTATAAAGATGTCTTCTACTGGAGCTGATTTTGAGAATGAAAGCTATCTTCAGCATCCTGGTTATTTTTCTGAGGAGCACACTTCTTCTGACTTCGTTGAGAAGCAAATAACCGAGTCTTCAGAGAGGGAATGCTCAGAAAGTGAGACTGAAGATGATGCTGAACTTCTGCAAAGTATGTGTATTCACCTCGATTCTCTTCTTTCCAATGGTTTGAATTCATGTTACATGGTCATAGAATG is a window encoding:
- the LOC8073170 gene encoding transcription factor EAT1, with translation MIAGGGYFDGSHDHILMEGSMIHDSSQSSIYDNTDVEQQNFRLAPFIIEDHSNPANLTSEPARVIDQIHHQLGIDMEQDHSDHMIQGVPPAETANLVPVVYGVQDRILSHQIEGPHNITVEQQVLDYDPASYGNGTYAAAHDLLNSLQIQRCSLIPEFPSTEHIFGDPAQNMVNPLDITNDLQGVATHESGMMFSDSTLPLGYHATQSHMLKDLYHSLPQNYGIFTSDDERDGMVGVAGVSGNIFQEIDGRQFDSPVLGTRRQKGGFGKGKGKANFATERERREQLNVKYGALRSLFPNPTKNDRASIVGDAIDYINELNRTVKELKILLEKKRNSTDRRKILKLDDEAADDGESSSMQPVSDDQNNQMNGAIRSSWVQRRSKECDVDVRIVDDEINIKFTEKKRANSLLCAAKVLEEFRLELIHVVGGIIGDHHIFMFNTKIPKGSSVYACAVAKKLLEAVEIKKQALNIFN